One window of Mixophyes fleayi isolate aMixFle1 chromosome 3, aMixFle1.hap1, whole genome shotgun sequence genomic DNA carries:
- the ENAH gene encoding protein enabled homolog isoform X6, translated as MPLPVCAPVTGERRALHSLGPRKRRAGTMSEQSICQARAAVMVYDDANKKWIPAGGSTGFSRVHIYHHTGNNTFRVVGRKIQDHQVVINCAIPKGLKYNQATQTFHQWRDARQVYGLNFGSKEDANVFASAMMHALEVLNSQESGPTLSRQNSHIPQQVQNGPSQEELEIQRRQLQDQQRQKELERERMERERMERERMERERMERERLDRERLERERLERERLERERLEQEQLERERERLERERQEQLERELEEQERLEQERQERELQEQLEKEQLQWERERRVSNAGVIAGPPSPPPPPPLPSGSSLSQATAPPPPPAPPLPPLGPAPPPPPGPPPPPGPPPPAPMAAPPPPAPPPAPPLPFSAASMGSEDNRPLSGLAAALAGAKLRKVSRTEEVCSQSSVSSVAAGPGPAKTEPSRGNGPLPMVGGGGLMEEMSALLARRRRIVEKTPTIEPDVKEEKTEDSEPVPTKAPSAGTPEPTRKPWERTNTINGSKSPVISRPKSTPTGQPSANGVQSEALDYDRLKQDILEEMRKELTKLKEELIDAIRQELGKSNSA; from the exons CGAGCAGAGCATCTGCCAAGCACGGGCTGCTGTAATGGTTTACGACGATGCCAACAAAAAATGGATTCCGGCCGGCGGCTCCACGGGATTTAGCAGAGTTCATATCTATCACCACACAGGAAACAACACGTTCAGGGTAGTGGGCAGGAAGATTCAGGATCATCAG GTGGTGATCAATTGTGCCATTCCTAAGGGACTGAAATACAACCAGGCCACTCAGACCTTCCACCAATGGCGGGATGCAAGACAGGTGTACGGGCTCAATTTTGGGAGCAAAGAAGATGCGAACGTGTTTGCGAGTGCCATGATGCACGCCTTGGAGGTGCTGAACTCGCAGGAATCTG GTCCAACGTTGTCCCGGCAGAATTCTCATATACCCCAACAAGTGCAAAATGGCCCATCGCAGGAAGAGCTGGAGATTCAGAGGAG GCAGCTGCAGGATCAGCAGCGACAGAAGGAGCTGGAACGTGAACGGATGGAACGCGAAAGAATGGAACGTGAGCGTATGGAGCGCGAGCGAATGGAGCGCGAGAGGCTGGACCGAGAGAGGTTGGAGAGGGAAAGGCTGGAAAGGGAACGCCTGGAGCGCGAGCGCTTAGAGCAAGAGCAACTGGAAAGAGAACGAGAGCGGCTGGAGAGAGAGCGCCAGGAACAGCTAGAGCGTGAGCTGGAGGAGCAAGAGAGGCTGGAACAGGAGAGGCAGGAGAGAGAGCTGCAGGAACAGCTTGAGAAGGAACAGCTGCAATGGGAACGCGAGAGGAGAGTGTCTAATGCTG GTGTTATTGCAGGACCACCATCACCACCTCCTCCACCCCCTCTGCCTTCAGGTTCAAGCTTGTCTCAAGCAACCGCACCCCCACCTCCTCcagccccccctcttccccctttaGGCCCCGCCCCGCCTCCACCTCCTGGTCCGCCTCCGCCCCCTGGACCTCCACCACCTGCTCCGATGGCTGCACCCCCTCCACCGGCTCCACCCCCAGCACCGCCCCTTCCATTCTCCGCGGCTTCCATGGGCTCAGAAGACAACCGTCCGCTATCGGGCCTGGCCGCTGCGCTGGCTGGAGCCAAGCTTAGAAAAGTCTCTCGG ACTGAAGAGGTCTGCAGTCAGAGCAGCGTCAGTTCTGTTGCGGCCGGTCCAGGACCCGCTAAGACGGAGCCTAGTCGCGGGAATGGTCCTCTTCCCATGGTTGGCGGCGGCGGACTGATGGAAGAAATGAGCGCGCTACTAGCCAGGAG GAGAAGAATTGTAGAAAAAACCCCAACAATTGAGCCAGACGTTAAAGAAGAGAAGACG GAAGACTCGGAGCCCGTACCTACAAAAGCGCCTTCTGCTGGCACGCCTG AACCGACAAGGAAGCCTTGGGAAAGAACAAACACAATAAATGGTAGTAAATCACCTGTTATCTCCAG ACCAAAGTCGACACCAACGGGACAGCCAAGTGCCAATGGGGTCCAGTCGGAAGCCTTGGACTACGACCGATTGAAACAG GACATTTTAGAAGAAATGCGGAAAGAATTAACAAAACTTAAAGAGGAACTTATTGATG CCATAAGGCAAGAACTGGGGAAATCGAACAGTGCATAG
- the ENAH gene encoding protein enabled homolog isoform X5, whose amino-acid sequence MPLPVCAPVTGERRALHSLGPRKRRAGTMSEQSICQARAAVMVYDDANKKWIPAGGSTGFSRVHIYHHTGNNTFRVVGRKIQDHQVVINCAIPKGLKYNQATQTFHQWRDARQVYGLNFGSKEDANVFASAMMHALEVLNSQESGEHSAGPTLSRQNSHIPQQVQNGPSQEELEIQRRQLQDQQRQKELERERMERERMERERMERERMERERLDRERLERERLERERLERERLEQEQLERERERLERERQEQLERELEEQERLEQERQERELQEQLEKEQLQWERERRVSNAGVIAGPPSPPPPPPLPSGSSLSQATAPPPPPAPPLPPLGPAPPPPPGPPPPPGPPPPAPMAAPPPPAPPPAPPLPFSAASMGSEDNRPLSGLAAALAGAKLRKVSRTEEVCSQSSVSSVAAGPGPAKTEPSRGNGPLPMVGGGGLMEEMSALLARRRRIVEKTPTIEPDVKEEKTEDSEPVPTKAPSAGTPEPTRKPWERTNTINGSKSPVISRPKSTPTGQPSANGVQSEALDYDRLKQDILEEMRKELTKLKEELIDAIRQELGKSNSA is encoded by the exons CGAGCAGAGCATCTGCCAAGCACGGGCTGCTGTAATGGTTTACGACGATGCCAACAAAAAATGGATTCCGGCCGGCGGCTCCACGGGATTTAGCAGAGTTCATATCTATCACCACACAGGAAACAACACGTTCAGGGTAGTGGGCAGGAAGATTCAGGATCATCAG GTGGTGATCAATTGTGCCATTCCTAAGGGACTGAAATACAACCAGGCCACTCAGACCTTCCACCAATGGCGGGATGCAAGACAGGTGTACGGGCTCAATTTTGGGAGCAAAGAAGATGCGAACGTGTTTGCGAGTGCCATGATGCACGCCTTGGAGGTGCTGAACTCGCAGGAATCTGGTGAGCACAGTGCAG GTCCAACGTTGTCCCGGCAGAATTCTCATATACCCCAACAAGTGCAAAATGGCCCATCGCAGGAAGAGCTGGAGATTCAGAGGAG GCAGCTGCAGGATCAGCAGCGACAGAAGGAGCTGGAACGTGAACGGATGGAACGCGAAAGAATGGAACGTGAGCGTATGGAGCGCGAGCGAATGGAGCGCGAGAGGCTGGACCGAGAGAGGTTGGAGAGGGAAAGGCTGGAAAGGGAACGCCTGGAGCGCGAGCGCTTAGAGCAAGAGCAACTGGAAAGAGAACGAGAGCGGCTGGAGAGAGAGCGCCAGGAACAGCTAGAGCGTGAGCTGGAGGAGCAAGAGAGGCTGGAACAGGAGAGGCAGGAGAGAGAGCTGCAGGAACAGCTTGAGAAGGAACAGCTGCAATGGGAACGCGAGAGGAGAGTGTCTAATGCTG GTGTTATTGCAGGACCACCATCACCACCTCCTCCACCCCCTCTGCCTTCAGGTTCAAGCTTGTCTCAAGCAACCGCACCCCCACCTCCTCcagccccccctcttccccctttaGGCCCCGCCCCGCCTCCACCTCCTGGTCCGCCTCCGCCCCCTGGACCTCCACCACCTGCTCCGATGGCTGCACCCCCTCCACCGGCTCCACCCCCAGCACCGCCCCTTCCATTCTCCGCGGCTTCCATGGGCTCAGAAGACAACCGTCCGCTATCGGGCCTGGCCGCTGCGCTGGCTGGAGCCAAGCTTAGAAAAGTCTCTCGG ACTGAAGAGGTCTGCAGTCAGAGCAGCGTCAGTTCTGTTGCGGCCGGTCCAGGACCCGCTAAGACGGAGCCTAGTCGCGGGAATGGTCCTCTTCCCATGGTTGGCGGCGGCGGACTGATGGAAGAAATGAGCGCGCTACTAGCCAGGAG GAGAAGAATTGTAGAAAAAACCCCAACAATTGAGCCAGACGTTAAAGAAGAGAAGACG GAAGACTCGGAGCCCGTACCTACAAAAGCGCCTTCTGCTGGCACGCCTG AACCGACAAGGAAGCCTTGGGAAAGAACAAACACAATAAATGGTAGTAAATCACCTGTTATCTCCAG ACCAAAGTCGACACCAACGGGACAGCCAAGTGCCAATGGGGTCCAGTCGGAAGCCTTGGACTACGACCGATTGAAACAG GACATTTTAGAAGAAATGCGGAAAGAATTAACAAAACTTAAAGAGGAACTTATTGATG CCATAAGGCAAGAACTGGGGAAATCGAACAGTGCATAG
- the ENAH gene encoding protein enabled homolog isoform X3: protein MPLPVCAPVTGERRALHSLGPRKRRAGTMSEQSICQARAAVMVYDDANKKWIPAGGSTGFSRVHIYHHTGNNTFRVVGRKIQDHQVVINCAIPKGLKYNQATQTFHQWRDARQVYGLNFGSKEDANVFASAMMHALEVLNSQESGEHSAGPTLSRQNSHIPQQVQNGPSQEELEIQRRQLQDQQRQKELERERMERERMERERMERERMERERLDRERLERERLERERLERERLEQEQLERERERLERERQEQLERELEEQERLEQERQERELQEQLEKEQLQWERERRVSNAASPASVENSLNSVLGDLCASQPDLTTTSQPIDPATHPGVIAGPPSPPPPPPLPSGSSLSQATAPPPPPAPPLPPLGPAPPPPPGPPPPPGPPPPAPMAAPPPPAPPPAPPLPFSAASMGSEDNRPLSGLAAALAGAKLRKVSRTEEVCSQSSVSSVAAGPGPAKTEPSRGNGPLPMVGGGGLMEEMSALLARRRRIVEKTPTIEPDVKEEKTEDSEPVPTKAPSAGTPEPTRKPWERTNTINGSKSPVISRPKSTPTGQPSANGVQSEALDYDRLKQDILEEMRKELTKLKEELIDAIRQELGKSNSA, encoded by the exons CGAGCAGAGCATCTGCCAAGCACGGGCTGCTGTAATGGTTTACGACGATGCCAACAAAAAATGGATTCCGGCCGGCGGCTCCACGGGATTTAGCAGAGTTCATATCTATCACCACACAGGAAACAACACGTTCAGGGTAGTGGGCAGGAAGATTCAGGATCATCAG GTGGTGATCAATTGTGCCATTCCTAAGGGACTGAAATACAACCAGGCCACTCAGACCTTCCACCAATGGCGGGATGCAAGACAGGTGTACGGGCTCAATTTTGGGAGCAAAGAAGATGCGAACGTGTTTGCGAGTGCCATGATGCACGCCTTGGAGGTGCTGAACTCGCAGGAATCTGGTGAGCACAGTGCAG GTCCAACGTTGTCCCGGCAGAATTCTCATATACCCCAACAAGTGCAAAATGGCCCATCGCAGGAAGAGCTGGAGATTCAGAGGAG GCAGCTGCAGGATCAGCAGCGACAGAAGGAGCTGGAACGTGAACGGATGGAACGCGAAAGAATGGAACGTGAGCGTATGGAGCGCGAGCGAATGGAGCGCGAGAGGCTGGACCGAGAGAGGTTGGAGAGGGAAAGGCTGGAAAGGGAACGCCTGGAGCGCGAGCGCTTAGAGCAAGAGCAACTGGAAAGAGAACGAGAGCGGCTGGAGAGAGAGCGCCAGGAACAGCTAGAGCGTGAGCTGGAGGAGCAAGAGAGGCTGGAACAGGAGAGGCAGGAGAGAGAGCTGCAGGAACAGCTTGAGAAGGAACAGCTGCAATGGGAACGCGAGAGGAGAGTGTCTAATGCTG CTTCCCCTGCCTCTGTTGAGAATTCTTTAAACTCTGTGCTGGGAGACCTCTGTGCTTCTCAGCCAGACTTGACCACAACCTCTCAGCCGATTGACCCTGCGACCCATCCGG GTGTTATTGCAGGACCACCATCACCACCTCCTCCACCCCCTCTGCCTTCAGGTTCAAGCTTGTCTCAAGCAACCGCACCCCCACCTCCTCcagccccccctcttccccctttaGGCCCCGCCCCGCCTCCACCTCCTGGTCCGCCTCCGCCCCCTGGACCTCCACCACCTGCTCCGATGGCTGCACCCCCTCCACCGGCTCCACCCCCAGCACCGCCCCTTCCATTCTCCGCGGCTTCCATGGGCTCAGAAGACAACCGTCCGCTATCGGGCCTGGCCGCTGCGCTGGCTGGAGCCAAGCTTAGAAAAGTCTCTCGG ACTGAAGAGGTCTGCAGTCAGAGCAGCGTCAGTTCTGTTGCGGCCGGTCCAGGACCCGCTAAGACGGAGCCTAGTCGCGGGAATGGTCCTCTTCCCATGGTTGGCGGCGGCGGACTGATGGAAGAAATGAGCGCGCTACTAGCCAGGAG GAGAAGAATTGTAGAAAAAACCCCAACAATTGAGCCAGACGTTAAAGAAGAGAAGACG GAAGACTCGGAGCCCGTACCTACAAAAGCGCCTTCTGCTGGCACGCCTG AACCGACAAGGAAGCCTTGGGAAAGAACAAACACAATAAATGGTAGTAAATCACCTGTTATCTCCAG ACCAAAGTCGACACCAACGGGACAGCCAAGTGCCAATGGGGTCCAGTCGGAAGCCTTGGACTACGACCGATTGAAACAG GACATTTTAGAAGAAATGCGGAAAGAATTAACAAAACTTAAAGAGGAACTTATTGATG CCATAAGGCAAGAACTGGGGAAATCGAACAGTGCATAG
- the ENAH gene encoding protein enabled homolog isoform X2, whose translation MPLPVCAPVTGERRALHSLGPRKRRAGTMSEQSICQARAAVMVYDDANKKWIPAGGSTGFSRVHIYHHTGNNTFRVVGRKIQDHQVVINCAIPKGLKYNQATQTFHQWRDARQVYGLNFGSKEDANVFASAMMHALEVLNSQESGPTLSRQNSHIPQQVQNGPSQEELEIQRRQLQDQQRQKELERERMERERMERERMERERMERERLDRERLERERLERERLERERLEQEQLERERERLERERQEQLERELEEQERLEQERQERELQEQLEKEQLQWERERRVSNADSSYDSSLYNAHSLDFSSCPPHSASPISYAKAISVPISSICTDSMADYVIVTSQSINSTPPTPPLRHSASRFATSLGSAFHPVLPHYATVPRPINKISRPPSPVNPAPPPPPPPPVKPISWSASNFAPLPPSPPVMISSPPGKATGPRAVHLVSASQLALITTAPNGHADMSSFEMSCAPTPPPAPPLPSFPPFSLSSSQPVPPSPTTPVVSAPSSQSSVLPSPSAASPASVENSLNSVLGDLCASQPDLTTTSQPIDPATHPGVIAGPPSPPPPPPLPSGSSLSQATAPPPPPAPPLPPLGPAPPPPPGPPPPPGPPPPAPMAAPPPPAPPPAPPLPFSAASMGSEDNRPLSGLAAALAGAKLRKVSRTEEVCSQSSVSSVAAGPGPAKTEPSRGNGPLPMVGGGGLMEEMSALLARRRRIVEKTPTIEPDVKEEKTEDSEPVPTKAPSAGTPEPTRKPWERTNTINGSKSPVISRPKSTPTGQPSANGVQSEALDYDRLKQDILEEMRKELTKLKEELIDAIRQELGKSNSA comes from the exons CGAGCAGAGCATCTGCCAAGCACGGGCTGCTGTAATGGTTTACGACGATGCCAACAAAAAATGGATTCCGGCCGGCGGCTCCACGGGATTTAGCAGAGTTCATATCTATCACCACACAGGAAACAACACGTTCAGGGTAGTGGGCAGGAAGATTCAGGATCATCAG GTGGTGATCAATTGTGCCATTCCTAAGGGACTGAAATACAACCAGGCCACTCAGACCTTCCACCAATGGCGGGATGCAAGACAGGTGTACGGGCTCAATTTTGGGAGCAAAGAAGATGCGAACGTGTTTGCGAGTGCCATGATGCACGCCTTGGAGGTGCTGAACTCGCAGGAATCTG GTCCAACGTTGTCCCGGCAGAATTCTCATATACCCCAACAAGTGCAAAATGGCCCATCGCAGGAAGAGCTGGAGATTCAGAGGAG GCAGCTGCAGGATCAGCAGCGACAGAAGGAGCTGGAACGTGAACGGATGGAACGCGAAAGAATGGAACGTGAGCGTATGGAGCGCGAGCGAATGGAGCGCGAGAGGCTGGACCGAGAGAGGTTGGAGAGGGAAAGGCTGGAAAGGGAACGCCTGGAGCGCGAGCGCTTAGAGCAAGAGCAACTGGAAAGAGAACGAGAGCGGCTGGAGAGAGAGCGCCAGGAACAGCTAGAGCGTGAGCTGGAGGAGCAAGAGAGGCTGGAACAGGAGAGGCAGGAGAGAGAGCTGCAGGAACAGCTTGAGAAGGAACAGCTGCAATGGGAACGCGAGAGGAGAGTGTCTAATGCTG ACTCATCTTACGACAGTTCTTTATATAACGCTCACAGTCTCGATTTCTCGAGctgtccacctcactcagcatCTCCCATTTCTTACGCTAAAGCCATTTCAGTCCCCATCTCCTCTATATGTACAGACTCCATGGCCGACTACGTCATTGTAACCTCCCAGTCCATTAACTCCACGCCACCGACACCTCCGCTCCGACACTCTGCATCGCGTTTCGCCACATCTCTAGGCTCCGCCTTCCATCCTGTCCTCCCCCATTACGCTACAGTTCCTCGTCCCATAAATAAAATCTCCCGGCCTCCTTCTCCGGTGAACCCTGCACCGCCGCCACCGCCCCCTCCTCCCGTTAAGCCTATATCCTGGTCCGCTTCTAATTTTGCTCCGCTCCCACCTTCCCCTCCCGTGATGATTAGCAGTCCTCCCGGGAAGGCCACTGGCCCGAGGGCCGTCCATCTAGTTTCCGCATCTCAGCTGGCCCTCATAACCACTGCACCTAACGGGCATGCAGACATGTCTTCGTTTGAAATGTCCTGTGCGCCCACACCACCGCCCGCACCACCACTGCCATCGTTTCCACCTTTCTCACTGTCTTCATCTCAACCTGTCCCTCCTTCTCCAACCACTCCTGTTGTCTCAGCACCTTCATCCCAGTCTAGTGTTCTCCCTTCTCCCTCTGCAGCTTCCCCTGCCTCTGTTGAGAATTCTTTAAACTCTGTGCTGGGAGACCTCTGTGCTTCTCAGCCAGACTTGACCACAACCTCTCAGCCGATTGACCCTGCGACCCATCCGG GTGTTATTGCAGGACCACCATCACCACCTCCTCCACCCCCTCTGCCTTCAGGTTCAAGCTTGTCTCAAGCAACCGCACCCCCACCTCCTCcagccccccctcttccccctttaGGCCCCGCCCCGCCTCCACCTCCTGGTCCGCCTCCGCCCCCTGGACCTCCACCACCTGCTCCGATGGCTGCACCCCCTCCACCGGCTCCACCCCCAGCACCGCCCCTTCCATTCTCCGCGGCTTCCATGGGCTCAGAAGACAACCGTCCGCTATCGGGCCTGGCCGCTGCGCTGGCTGGAGCCAAGCTTAGAAAAGTCTCTCGG ACTGAAGAGGTCTGCAGTCAGAGCAGCGTCAGTTCTGTTGCGGCCGGTCCAGGACCCGCTAAGACGGAGCCTAGTCGCGGGAATGGTCCTCTTCCCATGGTTGGCGGCGGCGGACTGATGGAAGAAATGAGCGCGCTACTAGCCAGGAG GAGAAGAATTGTAGAAAAAACCCCAACAATTGAGCCAGACGTTAAAGAAGAGAAGACG GAAGACTCGGAGCCCGTACCTACAAAAGCGCCTTCTGCTGGCACGCCTG AACCGACAAGGAAGCCTTGGGAAAGAACAAACACAATAAATGGTAGTAAATCACCTGTTATCTCCAG ACCAAAGTCGACACCAACGGGACAGCCAAGTGCCAATGGGGTCCAGTCGGAAGCCTTGGACTACGACCGATTGAAACAG GACATTTTAGAAGAAATGCGGAAAGAATTAACAAAACTTAAAGAGGAACTTATTGATG CCATAAGGCAAGAACTGGGGAAATCGAACAGTGCATAG
- the ENAH gene encoding protein enabled homolog isoform X4 has product MPLPVCAPVTGERRALHSLGPRKRRAGTMSEQSICQARAAVMVYDDANKKWIPAGGSTGFSRVHIYHHTGNNTFRVVGRKIQDHQVVINCAIPKGLKYNQATQTFHQWRDARQVYGLNFGSKEDANVFASAMMHALEVLNSQESGPTLSRQNSHIPQQVQNGPSQEELEIQRRQLQDQQRQKELERERMERERMERERMERERMERERLDRERLERERLERERLERERLEQEQLERERERLERERQEQLERELEEQERLEQERQERELQEQLEKEQLQWERERRVSNAASPASVENSLNSVLGDLCASQPDLTTTSQPIDPATHPGVIAGPPSPPPPPPLPSGSSLSQATAPPPPPAPPLPPLGPAPPPPPGPPPPPGPPPPAPMAAPPPPAPPPAPPLPFSAASMGSEDNRPLSGLAAALAGAKLRKVSRTEEVCSQSSVSSVAAGPGPAKTEPSRGNGPLPMVGGGGLMEEMSALLARRRRIVEKTPTIEPDVKEEKTEDSEPVPTKAPSAGTPEPTRKPWERTNTINGSKSPVISRPKSTPTGQPSANGVQSEALDYDRLKQDILEEMRKELTKLKEELIDAIRQELGKSNSA; this is encoded by the exons CGAGCAGAGCATCTGCCAAGCACGGGCTGCTGTAATGGTTTACGACGATGCCAACAAAAAATGGATTCCGGCCGGCGGCTCCACGGGATTTAGCAGAGTTCATATCTATCACCACACAGGAAACAACACGTTCAGGGTAGTGGGCAGGAAGATTCAGGATCATCAG GTGGTGATCAATTGTGCCATTCCTAAGGGACTGAAATACAACCAGGCCACTCAGACCTTCCACCAATGGCGGGATGCAAGACAGGTGTACGGGCTCAATTTTGGGAGCAAAGAAGATGCGAACGTGTTTGCGAGTGCCATGATGCACGCCTTGGAGGTGCTGAACTCGCAGGAATCTG GTCCAACGTTGTCCCGGCAGAATTCTCATATACCCCAACAAGTGCAAAATGGCCCATCGCAGGAAGAGCTGGAGATTCAGAGGAG GCAGCTGCAGGATCAGCAGCGACAGAAGGAGCTGGAACGTGAACGGATGGAACGCGAAAGAATGGAACGTGAGCGTATGGAGCGCGAGCGAATGGAGCGCGAGAGGCTGGACCGAGAGAGGTTGGAGAGGGAAAGGCTGGAAAGGGAACGCCTGGAGCGCGAGCGCTTAGAGCAAGAGCAACTGGAAAGAGAACGAGAGCGGCTGGAGAGAGAGCGCCAGGAACAGCTAGAGCGTGAGCTGGAGGAGCAAGAGAGGCTGGAACAGGAGAGGCAGGAGAGAGAGCTGCAGGAACAGCTTGAGAAGGAACAGCTGCAATGGGAACGCGAGAGGAGAGTGTCTAATGCTG CTTCCCCTGCCTCTGTTGAGAATTCTTTAAACTCTGTGCTGGGAGACCTCTGTGCTTCTCAGCCAGACTTGACCACAACCTCTCAGCCGATTGACCCTGCGACCCATCCGG GTGTTATTGCAGGACCACCATCACCACCTCCTCCACCCCCTCTGCCTTCAGGTTCAAGCTTGTCTCAAGCAACCGCACCCCCACCTCCTCcagccccccctcttccccctttaGGCCCCGCCCCGCCTCCACCTCCTGGTCCGCCTCCGCCCCCTGGACCTCCACCACCTGCTCCGATGGCTGCACCCCCTCCACCGGCTCCACCCCCAGCACCGCCCCTTCCATTCTCCGCGGCTTCCATGGGCTCAGAAGACAACCGTCCGCTATCGGGCCTGGCCGCTGCGCTGGCTGGAGCCAAGCTTAGAAAAGTCTCTCGG ACTGAAGAGGTCTGCAGTCAGAGCAGCGTCAGTTCTGTTGCGGCCGGTCCAGGACCCGCTAAGACGGAGCCTAGTCGCGGGAATGGTCCTCTTCCCATGGTTGGCGGCGGCGGACTGATGGAAGAAATGAGCGCGCTACTAGCCAGGAG GAGAAGAATTGTAGAAAAAACCCCAACAATTGAGCCAGACGTTAAAGAAGAGAAGACG GAAGACTCGGAGCCCGTACCTACAAAAGCGCCTTCTGCTGGCACGCCTG AACCGACAAGGAAGCCTTGGGAAAGAACAAACACAATAAATGGTAGTAAATCACCTGTTATCTCCAG ACCAAAGTCGACACCAACGGGACAGCCAAGTGCCAATGGGGTCCAGTCGGAAGCCTTGGACTACGACCGATTGAAACAG GACATTTTAGAAGAAATGCGGAAAGAATTAACAAAACTTAAAGAGGAACTTATTGATG CCATAAGGCAAGAACTGGGGAAATCGAACAGTGCATAG